In one window of Prevotella sp. E13-17 DNA:
- a CDS encoding TolC family protein yields MKKRLALGLCFLTLGAAAADAQQLLSLDSCRAMALRNNKQMNVQQLKQDVAANLRKSARTKYLPHVAAIGTYQYTSREVSLLSDDQKSTFPKLGTAAGLRMEQVVPGAASTPAIATLLGVLDATGQHVVDALETDTRNIFAGSIMLTQPVFMGGSIVAMNKMARINQAMAEHTQDATRQITLYETDKTYWLVVSLKHKQRLAESYLEVVKKLETDVQKMITEGVATRSDGLSVSVKVSEAEMNLQRVNDGLVLAKMLLCQQIGLPSDSNITLVDENTDSLSEVTPVLGSNGEQARSMAMENRPELRLLESAVDLSRQSTNLLRAGNLPQVLLTGGYVVSNPNVLNGFEKKFGGMWNVGVMVRVPLWNWGDVNYKVRASKGATAIANLELEEAREKIELQVNQTNFKVDEANKRQAMAQASIKRAEENLRTAEVGFREGVITPTTVMEAQTAWLQAKSQKIDADIDVKMAQVDLQKAMGQLK; encoded by the coding sequence ATGAAAAAACGTTTGGCTTTAGGACTTTGCTTCCTGACGCTTGGAGCAGCAGCCGCTGATGCACAGCAGTTGTTGAGCTTGGACAGTTGTAGAGCCATGGCCCTGCGCAACAACAAGCAGATGAACGTGCAGCAGCTGAAGCAAGACGTCGCCGCCAACCTGCGAAAGTCTGCACGCACTAAATACCTGCCGCATGTAGCCGCCATAGGAACTTATCAGTACACCAGTCGCGAAGTGTCTCTGCTCAGCGACGACCAGAAGAGCACCTTCCCCAAGTTGGGAACGGCTGCAGGTCTGCGGATGGAGCAGGTCGTGCCGGGAGCAGCATCGACGCCCGCTATAGCGACGTTGCTTGGTGTGCTTGATGCTACTGGTCAGCATGTTGTCGATGCCTTGGAAACCGACACACGAAACATCTTTGCAGGTTCAATCATGCTCACGCAGCCCGTGTTTATGGGTGGTAGCATCGTGGCGATGAACAAGATGGCGCGTATCAATCAGGCCATGGCCGAACATACGCAGGACGCCACCCGTCAGATAACTCTCTACGAGACCGACAAGACCTATTGGCTGGTTGTCTCGCTGAAGCACAAACAGCGTTTGGCCGAGAGTTACCTTGAAGTGGTGAAGAAGCTTGAGACGGACGTACAAAAGATGATTACCGAGGGAGTCGCCACGCGCAGCGACGGCCTGAGTGTCAGCGTGAAGGTGAGCGAAGCCGAAATGAATCTTCAAAGAGTGAACGATGGACTTGTGCTGGCCAAGATGTTGCTTTGTCAGCAAATAGGTCTGCCGTCAGACAGCAACATCACTTTGGTTGATGAGAACACCGACAGCCTGTCGGAGGTGACGCCCGTTCTTGGTTCCAATGGCGAACAGGCTCGTTCGATGGCCATGGAAAATAGACCTGAGTTGCGACTTCTGGAAAGTGCTGTCGATTTGTCGCGTCAGTCCACCAACCTGTTGCGTGCCGGCAATCTGCCTCAGGTGCTGCTCACCGGTGGTTATGTTGTTTCCAATCCCAACGTGCTCAATGGCTTTGAAAAAAAGTTCGGAGGCATGTGGAATGTAGGTGTGATGGTACGTGTACCCCTTTGGAACTGGGGCGATGTGAACTATAAAGTCAGAGCATCCAAGGGCGCTACCGCTATTGCCAACCTGGAGCTGGAAGAGGCTCGCGAGAAGATAGAACTGCAGGTCAATCAGACCAACTTCAAGGTTGATGAGGCCAACAAGCGTCAGGCCATGGCGCAGGCCAGCATCAAGCGGGCAGAGGAGAACCTGCGTACAGCAGAGGTTGGCTTCCGCGAAGGTGTGATAACTCCCACGACTGTGATGGAGGCGCAGACGGCATGGCTTCAGGCCAAGTCGCAGAAGATTGATGCCGACATCGATGTCAAGATGGCACAAGTGGACTTGCAGAAAGCCATGGGACAACTTAAGTAG
- a CDS encoding HlyD family secretion protein: MSVQASTQHKNILYAILGFSCVVILVALIGVFALGRDPELIQGQVEVSEYRVSSKVPGRILEIRVKEGDFVKAGDTLAILDAPEVDAKRQQAQSAEDAASAMELMAKNGARKEQVQGAYQLLQQAKAAYEIAEKSYNRVQRLFDEGVVSAQKRDEALAMYKASEAQMKAAQSQYEMAQNGARREEKLAAQAQVNRAKGAVQEVTSYINETVQIAQMDGEVSNIYPKVGELVGTGSPIMTISMMNDMWGTFNVREDQLGALTIGTEFDAFVPAFNKTVKMKVYYMKDQGSYAVWKATKANGQYDLKTFEVKARPVEKVEGLRPGMSLIIR, encoded by the coding sequence ATGTCAGTACAAGCATCAACGCAACATAAGAATATTTTGTATGCCATCCTGGGCTTCTCTTGCGTGGTCATACTAGTCGCACTCATTGGCGTCTTTGCCCTAGGTCGAGACCCAGAGCTGATACAGGGACAAGTAGAAGTGTCGGAATACCGCGTGTCAAGCAAGGTCCCCGGACGAATCCTTGAAATCCGTGTGAAGGAAGGCGACTTCGTGAAGGCTGGCGATACCCTCGCCATACTGGATGCTCCCGAAGTGGATGCCAAAAGACAACAAGCACAGAGCGCAGAGGATGCTGCTTCGGCTATGGAGCTGATGGCAAAGAATGGCGCTCGCAAGGAACAGGTGCAGGGCGCCTATCAGTTGCTACAGCAGGCTAAGGCTGCCTACGAGATTGCCGAGAAGTCATACAATCGTGTTCAGCGTTTGTTTGACGAGGGCGTGGTGAGTGCTCAGAAGCGTGATGAAGCTTTGGCCATGTATAAAGCCTCAGAGGCTCAGATGAAAGCAGCGCAGAGTCAATATGAAATGGCGCAGAACGGCGCACGCCGTGAAGAGAAGTTGGCTGCTCAGGCACAGGTGAATCGTGCCAAAGGTGCCGTGCAGGAAGTAACGTCATACATCAACGAAACAGTGCAGATTGCACAGATGGATGGCGAGGTGAGCAACATCTATCCAAAGGTAGGCGAACTGGTTGGTACAGGTAGTCCTATCATGACCATCTCTATGATGAACGACATGTGGGGCACATTTAATGTACGTGAGGATCAATTGGGCGCGTTGACCATTGGAACAGAGTTTGATGCCTTTGTGCCCGCCTTCAACAAGACCGTCAAGATGAAGGTGTACTACATGAAGGATCAAGGCTCTTATGCCGTGTGGAAGGCAACGAAGGCCAATGGTCAGTATGACTTGAAAACATTCGAGGTGAAAGCCCGTCCGGTAGAGAAGGTGGAAGGACTCCGCCCGGGAATGTCGTTGATTATCAGATAA
- a CDS encoding ABC transporter permease produces MKYLLRIFHLMMRELAILRRNHLYAFCMVVFPILVLVFFTTLMKEGLPTEMPVGVVDLDNTSMTRSLTHRLDAFQMSRVVAHYPSVTEARRAIQRNEIYAFMYLPKGTTDKLLSNRQPKISFYYSYTTMAAGALLMKDLKTISTLGSAAVGQATMQAKGMTDAQIQTLLQPIRVDLHQIANPWTSYNVYLTTMIVPGIIMLFIFLISAYSLGTEIKFGTGKQLMEIAGNNILVAIVGKYLVQTLIFLAIVYAYEYYVFMVLGFPHLGSPWMLVLLGLIQVLSSQGFGIFAFGLTPSLRMSLSICSLWAVLSISMVGSAFPVMGMDGALQTLSWLFPLRHYFMIYQICIFNGFPLIDAWFHFAALVAFLLLPWFVMKKIKNAMLTYVYIP; encoded by the coding sequence ATGAAGTATCTATTGCGAATATTCCATTTGATGATGCGCGAGTTGGCGATTCTCAGACGGAATCACCTCTACGCCTTCTGCATGGTGGTCTTTCCCATTCTTGTGTTGGTGTTCTTCACCACGCTGATGAAAGAAGGACTTCCCACGGAGATGCCTGTGGGTGTTGTTGACCTCGACAACACCTCGATGACACGTTCGCTGACCCATCGACTGGATGCTTTCCAAATGTCGCGTGTCGTTGCACACTATCCCAGTGTGACAGAAGCACGGCGCGCCATTCAGCGCAACGAGATATATGCCTTCATGTATCTCCCCAAGGGAACCACCGACAAGTTGCTGTCTAATCGTCAACCCAAGATTTCCTTCTATTATTCTTATACCACGATGGCAGCAGGAGCCCTGTTGATGAAGGACTTGAAGACCATTTCAACCCTGGGGTCGGCTGCCGTAGGGCAAGCCACGATGCAAGCCAAGGGTATGACCGATGCCCAGATTCAGACGCTGTTGCAGCCTATAAGGGTGGATTTGCATCAGATAGCCAATCCGTGGACCAGCTATAATGTTTATCTCACAACGATGATTGTGCCAGGTATCATCATGCTGTTTATCTTTCTTATTTCGGCCTATTCGCTGGGTACCGAGATTAAGTTTGGCACAGGCAAGCAACTGATGGAGATTGCAGGCAATAACATCCTTGTGGCTATCGTTGGTAAGTACCTGGTTCAGACACTCATCTTCCTGGCCATTGTCTATGCTTACGAGTACTATGTGTTCATGGTGCTGGGGTTCCCGCATCTGGGTAGTCCGTGGATGTTGGTTCTGCTGGGCCTCATTCAGGTGCTTTCGTCACAAGGCTTTGGCATCTTTGCTTTCGGTCTCACACCCTCGCTGCGCATGTCGCTCAGTATCTGTTCGCTGTGGGCCGTGCTCAGCATCTCGATGGTTGGTTCGGCGTTCCCCGTGATGGGCATGGATGGTGCTCTGCAAACATTGTCGTGGCTTTTCCCGTTGCGCCATTACTTTATGATATATCAGATATGTATCTTCAATGGTTTCCCGCTCATTGATGCGTGGTTCCATTTTGCAGCTTTGGTAGCATTCTTGCTGTTGCCTTGGTTTGTGATGAAGAAAATAAAGAATGCAATGCTTACCTATGTCTATATTCCGTAA
- a CDS encoding ABC transporter permease — translation MSIFRNLNEGLHDICFIWWREMKLMVRDEGVIIFFFVVPIIYPLLYSWIYNNETVHEVPVAVVDDSHSSLSRQFIRMCDASADVKVAYYAQDLNEAKSLVSRQLVKGVYHIPSDFDTNINRLQQATVSVYCDMALMLTYKAVYQTAQLVTMQMGTEIKTKLAGRFTKQEELIASKPLAFDEVPIFNPSGGYGSFILPGVLMLILQQTLVLGIGLAAGTAREQNRYGQLVPMSKHYHGVSRIVAGKALAYFMVYAVMGAWLLLAVPRLFHFPQLAAWPSLLAVVFPYILACIFFGMTVSCLVRYRENVMLLMVFVSVPLLFLTGLSWPQSNIPAVWQGISWLFPSTFGVRAFVRLNSMGASLADVLLEYRILWIQAGAYFLLAYAVYRYQIGQAQKRIKQEYQDMKERIEERKKHAKV, via the coding sequence ATGTCTATATTCCGTAATCTGAATGAAGGGCTTCATGACATCTGTTTCATCTGGTGGCGTGAGATGAAGCTGATGGTCAGGGACGAGGGTGTCATCATCTTCTTCTTTGTGGTGCCCATTATCTATCCCCTGCTTTATTCGTGGATATACAATAATGAAACGGTGCACGAAGTGCCTGTGGCGGTGGTTGACGACTCGCATTCATCGTTGTCGCGACAGTTTATCCGCATGTGCGATGCCTCGGCGGATGTCAAGGTGGCATACTATGCTCAGGATTTGAACGAGGCCAAATCGCTGGTCAGCCGTCAGTTGGTGAAGGGCGTGTACCATATTCCCAGTGACTTCGATACGAACATCAACCGCTTGCAGCAAGCCACGGTGAGCGTGTATTGCGACATGGCGCTGATGTTGACCTATAAGGCCGTCTATCAGACAGCCCAGTTGGTGACCATGCAGATGGGCACAGAGATTAAGACCAAGTTGGCAGGTCGCTTCACGAAGCAGGAAGAACTGATAGCCTCGAAGCCGCTGGCATTTGATGAGGTGCCGATTTTCAATCCCTCGGGTGGCTATGGCTCCTTCATCTTGCCTGGTGTGCTGATGCTTATCCTGCAGCAGACTCTGGTGTTGGGCATCGGTTTGGCGGCAGGAACAGCACGCGAGCAGAATCGCTACGGTCAGTTGGTACCGATGAGTAAGCACTATCATGGCGTGTCGCGCATAGTGGCAGGCAAAGCTTTGGCCTATTTCATGGTCTATGCCGTGATGGGCGCTTGGTTGCTGTTGGCAGTGCCCCGCCTGTTCCACTTCCCGCAGTTGGCAGCCTGGCCTTCGTTGTTGGCTGTGGTCTTCCCTTATATTTTGGCTTGTATTTTCTTTGGCATGACGGTGTCCTGCTTGGTTCGCTATCGCGAGAATGTGATGCTGCTCATGGTTTTTGTGTCTGTTCCCCTGCTGTTTTTGACGGGTCTCAGTTGGCCTCAGTCCAATATTCCCGCTGTCTGGCAGGGCATTTCGTGGTTATTCCCGTCCACCTTTGGTGTCCGTGCCTTTGTGCGTCTCAACTCCATGGGCGCGTCGCTCGCAGATGTGTTGCTAGAGTATCGCATCCTGTGGATTCAGGCTGGTGCCTATTTCCTGTTGGCCTATGCGGTCTATCGTTATCAGATCGGGCAGGCTCAAAAACGTATCAAGCAGGAGTATCAGGACATGAAGGAACGCATCGAAGAGCGCAAGAAGCATGCCAAAGTTTAG
- a CDS encoding 6,7-dimethyl-8-ribityllumazine synthase: MPRLLTLLVLLLPDIGCCRAQDTLHVDTLSQSLIVVNMETGVPIRNVLITTDNGQEAVSTWEGAVLLKGSFKRVTLMHPSFEKRTMDSDELQGDTIELLPRLFSVNEVIIWGRHRDKTATAFQKPSKVDMQLMEANPKGFNPLGLIYWGVDELLLKKQRRRKAAEKQRRKMILDNY, translated from the coding sequence ATGCCCAGACTACTTACTCTACTCGTATTACTCCTACCAGACATCGGCTGCTGCCGAGCACAAGACACACTACATGTTGACACGCTGTCGCAAAGCTTAATCGTTGTCAACATGGAAACGGGCGTTCCCATTCGCAACGTCCTGATAACTACTGACAACGGACAAGAGGCAGTCAGTACGTGGGAAGGAGCCGTCCTACTCAAAGGCAGTTTCAAGAGAGTGACGCTGATGCACCCCAGCTTTGAGAAACGCACGATGGACAGCGACGAACTGCAAGGCGACACGATAGAGTTGTTGCCCCGACTTTTTTCGGTCAATGAGGTGATTATCTGGGGGCGCCACCGCGACAAGACTGCCACGGCCTTCCAGAAGCCATCGAAGGTAGATATGCAACTGATGGAGGCCAACCCGAAGGGTTTCAACCCTCTTGGGCTCATCTATTGGGGCGTTGACGAACTGTTGCTCAAGAAGCAACGACGCCGAAAAGCGGCCGAAAAGCAACGCAGAAAGATGATTCTTGATAACTATTAG
- a CDS encoding phosphatidylinositol-specific phospholipase C domain-containing protein, whose product MKRMVLLMLVFGGMMNTTMADDWMAQLDDNTYWTQVSIPGTHDSATGEGWTGLGILVGDLTGKTQDLNIAGQLACGVRVFDLRPCVSGSELVINHGVLQTKAKFANTMRQLCQFVSNHPTEFVVVLMRHETDGDSNSDKWAGMIADCLNSEDIQPLLADYKRDLTVGELRGKVLLLSRDSYGSQPVGAFITGWGHQADYVTASIKGVGRNIGTMYVQDYYEVMDQMTAKLNGIEKLLNFSTKNNVEQGVRHWVVCVNHASGYTQSASTDGNRDNAVKCNQKFIDFLSVDTQAGPTGIVMMDFAGVNKSGSYDVKGLDLVNTIINNNQRYSPVKKADHTGISSQERNLKKGLLHYDLLGRPMRSQRRTAVLIDRQKSIKRIGQ is encoded by the coding sequence ATGAAAAGAATGGTACTCCTGATGTTGGTCTTCGGGGGGATGATGAACACCACTATGGCCGATGACTGGATGGCACAACTTGACGATAACACCTATTGGACACAGGTGAGCATTCCTGGTACACACGATAGCGCTACGGGCGAAGGGTGGACAGGACTGGGAATCCTGGTTGGTGATTTGACGGGCAAAACACAAGACCTCAACATCGCAGGGCAGCTGGCTTGCGGTGTGCGGGTGTTCGACCTCCGGCCTTGTGTCTCGGGCAGCGAACTGGTGATTAACCATGGCGTGCTCCAGACCAAGGCAAAGTTTGCCAATACGATGCGACAGCTCTGCCAGTTCGTGAGCAATCATCCCACAGAGTTTGTGGTTGTGCTCATGCGCCACGAGACCGATGGCGACAGCAACAGCGACAAATGGGCTGGAATGATTGCTGACTGTCTGAACAGCGAAGACATTCAACCACTGTTGGCCGACTACAAGCGCGACCTGACGGTGGGCGAACTGCGTGGAAAGGTGCTGCTGCTCTCGCGCGACAGTTATGGCAGTCAGCCCGTGGGGGCTTTCATTACGGGGTGGGGGCATCAGGCCGACTATGTCACTGCCAGCATCAAGGGCGTGGGCAGAAATATCGGAACGATGTATGTACAAGACTATTACGAGGTGATGGACCAAATGACAGCCAAGCTCAATGGCATTGAAAAACTGCTCAACTTCTCTACGAAAAACAATGTAGAGCAGGGCGTTCGTCATTGGGTGGTGTGCGTCAACCATGCTTCAGGCTATACGCAGTCGGCCTCGACCGATGGCAATAGGGATAATGCCGTCAAGTGTAATCAGAAGTTCATTGACTTTCTGAGCGTTGATACGCAGGCGGGACCCACTGGTATCGTGATGATGGACTTTGCCGGTGTCAATAAATCGGGCTCTTACGACGTTAAGGGATTGGATCTGGTGAACACCATTATTAATAATAATCAGCGCTACTCACCAGTGAAAAAGGCTGATCATACGGGCATCAGTAGTCAGGAGAGAAATCTGAAGAAAGGGCTCTTGCACTATGATTTGCTGGGTCGCCCCATGCGCAGTCAGCGGCGCACCGCAGTACTCATAGACCGTCAGAAAAGCATCAAGAGGATTGGACAATAA
- a CDS encoding Mrp/NBP35 family ATP-binding protein — protein MTLYPKLIMDALATVTYAGTKKNLVESDMVVDTPTVVPLDPAVEGNNWKVSVVLLFPRDTDPFLKSTVKAAEAAIKYHCGQDIEVVIETEFKSKPRPEVEKLLPQVKNIIAVSSGKGGVGKSTVSANLAISLARLGYKVGLLDTDIFGPSMPKMFNVEDARPYAVEKDGRQLIVPVEQYGVKLLSIGFFVNPDTATLWRGGMATSALKQLIADADWGELDYFILDTPPGTSDIHLTLLQTLAITGAVIVSTPQQVALADARKGIDMYRNEKVNVPILGLIENMAWFTPAELPENKYYIFGKEGCKQLAQEMNVPLLAQIPLVQSICESGDQGAPAATKVDTMTGQAFINLAQAVVTVVNRRNKELPKTQIVGLKG, from the coding sequence ATGACATTATATCCCAAACTGATTATGGATGCGCTCGCCACAGTAACCTATGCGGGCACGAAGAAGAATCTGGTAGAAAGCGACATGGTGGTCGACACGCCAACAGTTGTTCCCCTTGACCCTGCAGTGGAAGGCAACAACTGGAAGGTCAGCGTGGTTCTGTTGTTTCCTCGCGATACCGACCCTTTTCTGAAATCAACAGTCAAGGCTGCCGAGGCTGCCATCAAATACCACTGCGGACAAGACATAGAGGTAGTGATTGAGACGGAGTTCAAATCGAAGCCTCGCCCCGAAGTCGAAAAGCTCCTTCCACAGGTCAAGAACATCATCGCCGTCAGCTCTGGCAAGGGCGGTGTGGGCAAATCGACCGTCTCTGCCAATCTAGCTATCTCTCTGGCCCGTCTGGGTTATAAGGTCGGATTGCTCGACACCGACATCTTTGGCCCATCGATGCCCAAGATGTTCAACGTAGAGGATGCTCGTCCTTACGCCGTTGAGAAAGACGGTCGCCAGCTCATCGTGCCCGTAGAGCAATACGGTGTCAAGCTGCTCAGCATAGGTTTCTTTGTGAATCCCGACACCGCCACATTGTGGCGCGGCGGCATGGCAACCAGTGCGCTGAAGCAACTCATTGCCGATGCCGACTGGGGCGAGTTGGACTATTTCATTCTCGACACTCCTCCGGGCACCAGCGACATCCACCTGACCCTGCTTCAGACGCTGGCCATCACCGGTGCTGTCATCGTCTCAACACCCCAGCAGGTGGCTCTGGCCGACGCACGCAAGGGCATTGACATGTATCGCAATGAGAAAGTGAACGTGCCCATTCTGGGGCTCATTGAGAATATGGCATGGTTTACGCCAGCCGAACTGCCCGAGAACAAATACTATATCTTCGGCAAGGAGGGCTGCAAGCAACTGGCTCAGGAGATGAACGTGCCCCTCCTGGCACAGATTCCACTGGTGCAGAGCATTTGTGAGAGCGGCGACCAAGGTGCGCCTGCGGCTACAAAGGTTGACACCATGACGGGGCAGGCCTTTATCAACTTGGCACAGGCCGTAGTAACGGTGGTGAACCGCCGCAACAAAGAGCTGCCTAAAACGCAGATTGTTGGTTTGAAGGGTTAG
- a CDS encoding leucine-rich repeat domain-containing protein — MKKILTTALLLLTSLWMTAQRLTITTDSEGQLAQLLPDSSRYSVEELTISGPLNASDMKIIQLIANRVRTKKASDRILRVLDLSGASITGSRGTYRMKAGSLPAAMFLNCKSLQRIILPNTTTEVSRSCFSGCVNLQEIVIPDGTEVIGEYAFYNCTALKEVALPQSLVTIKNHAFDGCMLFTEIDIPSHVTRMDAYAFNNCVNLQQAHIKADINRLCDNTFAGCTALQQVEIPASVTLIGNNAFKGCAALERVQMPDAISEIGNNAFEGCVNLQNIEMTTATMVGNEAFKGCLALTTVTIESVHRIGYSAFQDCANLSSVNIDGYAKNLGAEVFSGCSNLTELSIPATIKVIGQRAFYDCKSLQEIKLPSALTRIQDHAFENCASLRHIHIPSMVKQMGSDTFENCVSLDSVYIQGFIDKIESDAFRSCRSLRVVRLPVSVKSIQDNAFQDCTSLSSINLPVSVTSIGDNAFERCASLHAVVVPAACATIGSAAFRECSSLYRVELPAAMKKINGNAFAKCVSLRELTLRSPLPPSISHSTFKGVVLNACKITVPQGCLNNYAEDKSWKKMPILLDQE, encoded by the coding sequence ATGAAGAAAATCCTTACTACCGCCCTACTACTACTGACCTCATTATGGATGACCGCCCAACGGCTGACTATCACGACCGATTCCGAGGGGCAGTTGGCACAGTTGCTGCCCGACAGCAGTCGCTATTCCGTAGAAGAACTGACCATCAGCGGTCCACTGAACGCCAGTGACATGAAGATCATTCAGTTGATTGCCAACAGAGTTCGCACAAAAAAAGCTTCAGACCGCATACTAAGGGTACTCGATCTTTCGGGGGCCAGCATCACCGGCAGCAGAGGCACCTACCGAATGAAAGCAGGATCACTGCCAGCTGCCATGTTTCTGAACTGCAAATCACTACAAAGAATCATCCTCCCCAACACCACTACCGAAGTGAGTCGCAGCTGTTTCAGTGGCTGTGTGAACCTGCAGGAGATTGTGATTCCCGATGGCACCGAGGTCATTGGCGAGTATGCGTTCTACAATTGTACAGCCTTGAAGGAAGTTGCACTGCCTCAAAGCCTCGTCACCATCAAGAACCACGCCTTCGACGGTTGCATGCTTTTCACCGAAATAGATATTCCCTCTCATGTTACACGGATGGACGCTTACGCTTTCAACAACTGCGTCAATCTGCAACAAGCCCATATTAAGGCCGACATCAACCGCCTTTGCGACAACACCTTCGCTGGTTGCACCGCCCTGCAGCAAGTCGAGATTCCTGCTTCTGTCACCCTGATAGGCAACAATGCCTTCAAGGGATGCGCAGCCTTGGAGCGCGTTCAGATGCCCGATGCTATCTCCGAGATTGGCAACAATGCCTTTGAAGGCTGTGTCAACCTGCAGAATATCGAGATGACAACAGCCACCATGGTGGGCAACGAGGCATTCAAAGGCTGTTTAGCACTGACAACCGTGACGATAGAGAGTGTTCATCGCATCGGCTACAGCGCCTTCCAAGACTGTGCCAATCTTTCTTCGGTCAACATCGATGGCTATGCCAAGAACTTGGGAGCCGAAGTATTCTCTGGGTGCAGCAATCTCACGGAGCTTTCCATCCCTGCTACTATCAAGGTCATTGGGCAGCGCGCTTTCTACGATTGCAAGTCGCTCCAAGAGATTAAGTTGCCCAGCGCTCTTACGCGCATACAGGATCATGCCTTCGAAAACTGCGCCAGTCTGCGCCACATACATATTCCCAGCATGGTGAAACAAATGGGGAGCGACACCTTCGAGAACTGTGTTTCGCTGGACAGTGTCTATATACAGGGATTTATAGACAAGATAGAGAGCGATGCATTCCGTTCCTGTCGGTCGCTCCGTGTCGTCCGTTTACCTGTCTCTGTCAAGAGCATTCAGGACAATGCCTTTCAGGATTGCACGTCGCTGAGCAGCATCAACCTGCCCGTCTCCGTCACCAGCATTGGCGACAACGCCTTTGAACGCTGTGCTTCGCTGCATGCCGTCGTTGTGCCGGCAGCATGTGCCACTATTGGCAGTGCCGCATTCCGCGAGTGCAGTTCGCTGTATCGTGTAGAACTACCCGCTGCGATGAAGAAGATTAATGGCAATGCTTTTGCCAAGTGCGTGTCTCTGCGCGAGCTGACGTTGCGCAGTCCGCTCCCTCCTTCCATTTCGCACAGCACCTTCAAAGGTGTCGTTCTGAATGCCTGCAAGATAACAGTTCCCCAAGGCTGTCTCAACAATTACGCAGAAGATAAATCGTGGAAAAAGATGCCAATATTATTGGATCAGGAATAA
- the trmB gene encoding tRNA (guanosine(46)-N7)-methyltransferase TrmB has translation MSKGKLAKFADMETYENVFQYPYSVVDEVPFEMRGRWREDYFHNDNPIVLELGCGKGEYAVELAKLYPNKNFIGVDIKGARMWTGATRALKEGQKNVAFLRTNIEIIDRFFAPNEVQEIWLTFSDPQMKNPRKRLTSTYFMERYRRFLIDKGIIHLKTDSNFLFTYTGYMIDKNQLPVIVKTEDLYHDNQIDDKELLSIQTYYESMWLARGLNIRYVKFQLPHDGQLFEPDVEIPLDDYRSYHRSKRSSLDTAK, from the coding sequence ATGAGCAAAGGAAAGCTGGCAAAGTTTGCCGACATGGAGACCTACGAGAATGTGTTTCAGTACCCTTATTCGGTGGTGGACGAGGTTCCGTTTGAGATGCGAGGTCGCTGGCGCGAAGACTATTTTCACAACGACAACCCCATTGTGTTGGAACTGGGTTGTGGAAAGGGCGAGTATGCCGTAGAGTTAGCAAAGCTATATCCCAACAAGAACTTTATTGGTGTTGACATCAAAGGTGCACGCATGTGGACCGGTGCCACCCGTGCCCTGAAGGAAGGACAGAAGAACGTAGCTTTCCTGAGAACAAACATTGAGATCATAGACCGTTTCTTTGCGCCCAACGAAGTTCAGGAGATCTGGCTCACCTTTAGTGATCCACAGATGAAGAATCCACGCAAGCGCCTCACCTCCACCTATTTTATGGAGCGCTATCGTCGCTTCCTGATCGACAAGGGTATCATTCACCTGAAGACCGACTCCAATTTCCTGTTCACATATACTGGTTATATGATTGATAAGAACCAGTTGCCCGTGATTGTAAAGACAGAAGACCTCTACCACGACAATCAGATAGACGACAAAGAACTGCTCTCCATCCAAACCTATTACGAGAGTATGTGGCTGGCCCGCGGCCTCAACATCCGCTATGTCAAATTCCAATTGCCGCACGACGGTCAACTCTTTGAGCCCGATGTAGAGATACCACTTGACGACTACCGCAGCTATCATCGTTCGAAAAGAAGTTCATTGGATACTGCAAAATGA
- a CDS encoding DUF2752 domain-containing protein has product MSTRRGIYITLGIAATAIALVLLFLFNPTEVILVPKCSFHELTGLNCPGCGMQRFLHALMHGHFSEAIHYNYLLIIILPYIVLFAIEELLLTGKSQQRWRNILTSKWILYALCILAPAWFIARNLLHI; this is encoded by the coding sequence ATGTCCACAAGAAGAGGGATATATATCACTTTAGGAATAGCAGCAACAGCCATTGCGCTGGTGCTGCTATTCCTTTTTAACCCCACGGAGGTCATTCTCGTTCCCAAATGTTCTTTTCATGAGCTAACGGGGCTGAACTGTCCTGGATGCGGCATGCAGCGCTTCCTTCATGCGCTGATGCATGGTCATTTCTCAGAAGCCATACACTACAACTATCTACTCATCATCATCCTGCCCTACATTGTTCTCTTCGCTATTGAAGAGCTGCTGCTGACTGGCAAAAGCCAACAGAGATGGCGCAACATACTGACCAGCAAATGGATTCTCTACGCCTTATGTATTCTGGCACCCGCATGGTTTATAGCCAGAAATCTACTACACATCTAA